A region of Candidatus Angelobacter sp. DNA encodes the following proteins:
- a CDS encoding ABC transporter permease — MTTLFRGFNAILYKEFLVVLRDPLTLFFMFFPPLIEMIAFGYALDNDVKHMAMVVLNEDRTVESRQIIDRFVNTQTFRVVGDVQSVEEMAVAIRRGKAYVGLQIPPNFTRDLRAGRNAQVQMLIDGSSSTIASSALNTALGVAFRESVFRLLGETGRRELPVEVRPQI; from the coding sequence ATGACCACACTGTTTCGCGGCTTCAACGCCATTCTCTACAAGGAGTTCCTGGTCGTGTTGCGCGACCCGCTCACGCTCTTCTTCATGTTCTTTCCGCCGCTCATTGAGATGATCGCCTTCGGCTACGCGCTCGACAACGACGTGAAGCACATGGCGATGGTCGTGTTGAATGAGGACCGCACGGTCGAAAGCCGCCAGATCATTGACCGCTTCGTGAACACGCAGACGTTTCGGGTCGTCGGCGATGTGCAGAGCGTGGAGGAAATGGCGGTGGCGATCCGCCGCGGGAAGGCTTATGTGGGTCTGCAAATCCCGCCGAACTTCACCCGCGACCTGCGCGCGGGGCGCAACGCCCAGGTGCAGATGTTGATTGACGGCTCGAGTTCCACCATCGCGTCGTCCGCACTGAACACGGCGCTGGGTGTGGCGTTTCGCGAATCGGTGTTCCGGCTGCTCGGCGAAACCGGGCGCCGCGAGCTGCCGGTGGAAGTGCGGCCGCAGATT